The Aureispira anguillae genome contains a region encoding:
- a CDS encoding DUF1361 domain-containing protein translates to MKTLLKNSKQYIVLNPFLTTLFLLFSYDFGLILFRIFYSDGYDFRFLVWNLFLAFLPFVFMQVAVSILAKKRLNVLAWIMFGVSLLFLPNSPYIITDLFHLKYWKHSAPLWFDTLLIFSYALTGVILFYATLLLMERFLNHYLPSKMVQLSLLMVIFLNAFGIYLGRYMRFNSWDIIASPMGLAQEILERFMNPYAHPRTWGLTLGYGLLFLVGFYCIKLFQQSIQKSYQLQKTA, encoded by the coding sequence ATGAAAACGCTTTTGAAAAATAGTAAGCAATATATTGTGTTGAATCCATTTTTAACAACCTTATTTCTATTGTTTTCTTATGATTTTGGTTTAATCCTTTTTAGGATTTTTTATTCAGATGGATATGACTTTAGGTTTTTAGTTTGGAACTTATTTTTAGCTTTTTTGCCCTTTGTATTTATGCAGGTAGCAGTAAGTATATTGGCTAAAAAGAGGCTGAATGTATTGGCTTGGATCATGTTTGGTGTTAGTCTATTATTTTTACCCAATTCTCCTTATATTATAACGGATTTATTCCATCTTAAATATTGGAAACATAGCGCTCCACTTTGGTTTGATACCTTGTTAATATTTTCGTACGCACTGACAGGAGTGATCTTGTTTTATGCTACTTTATTATTAATGGAGCGTTTTTTAAACCATTATTTGCCTTCAAAAATGGTACAACTAAGCCTTTTAATGGTCATCTTTTTAAATGCATTTGGAATTTATTTAGGGCGTTATATGCGTTTTAATAGTTGGGATATTATTGCGAGTCCTATGGGCTTGGCACAAGAAATTCTTGAACGTTTTATGAATCCTTATGCACATCCTCGAACTTGGGGGCTTACACTAGGCTATGGATTATTATTTTTAGTTGGTTTTTATTGCATTAAATTATTTCAGCAAAGCATCCAAAAGTCATATCAATTACAAAAAACAGCATGA
- a CDS encoding amidohydrolase family protein, whose product MSKSKINGHGHLLPEPHQIPAFMKDKELFWIDEDKRFMRQKNWSRPITAPSFFLKEKLEWMEKNEIERTVILNLSQLYCNGLSLENTRDAIRFQNDFNAEVQHNHPQQFTSGFVVQPLHLDFALQEIERCVEKHNLSLLCLPTHFLNSEGQWTSVADESVYPIYELANKYQLALEIHPYDGQKMIQLKDQFWRFHLVWMMAQTADTLHLYTLKDIPNRFPNIRTCFAHGCMLGQANLGRRAQGFDGRPDLFPDTKHPREAVGHPNLFFDTLVHDVHTFQLLKNRCGVAQIVAGIDDPYPLGEMEDVPNSYPGKVLDEAVEHNIITKEEQAMIWHDNVLKWLGESA is encoded by the coding sequence ATGAGCAAATCAAAAATAAATGGACATGGGCATTTACTGCCAGAACCGCATCAAATTCCAGCGTTCATGAAGGACAAAGAATTGTTTTGGATTGATGAGGATAAGCGTTTTATGCGCCAAAAAAACTGGTCTCGTCCGATCACTGCACCAAGTTTTTTCTTAAAAGAAAAATTGGAGTGGATGGAAAAAAATGAAATCGAACGAACCGTAATTTTGAATTTATCTCAATTGTATTGCAATGGTTTGTCCTTGGAAAATACTAGAGATGCGATTCGCTTTCAAAACGATTTTAATGCCGAGGTACAGCACAACCACCCACAGCAATTTACTAGTGGCTTTGTTGTACAACCATTGCATCTTGATTTTGCGCTTCAGGAAATTGAGCGTTGCGTAGAAAAACACAACTTGTCTTTGTTGTGCTTGCCTACCCATTTTTTAAATTCGGAAGGACAATGGACCTCTGTAGCAGATGAAAGTGTGTATCCTATTTATGAGCTGGCCAATAAGTACCAACTAGCCTTAGAAATTCATCCCTACGATGGGCAGAAAATGATCCAATTAAAGGATCAATTTTGGCGATTCCATTTGGTTTGGATGATGGCACAAACAGCAGACACCCTGCATTTGTATACGCTAAAAGATATTCCCAATCGTTTTCCGAATATTCGAACTTGTTTTGCTCATGGCTGTATGTTAGGACAGGCTAATTTGGGGCGCAGAGCGCAAGGTTTTGATGGGCGACCCGATCTGTTTCCAGACACCAAACACCCTAGAGAGGCTGTAGGGCATCCAAATTTGTTTTTTGATACGCTGGTACACGACGTTCATACCTTTCAGCTGCTCAAAAATCGCTGTGGGGTTGCACAAATTGTGGCAGGAATAGACGACCCATATCCACTTGGAGAAATGGAGGATGTTCCTAATTCTTATCCTGGTAAGGTCTTGGACGAAGCAGTTGAGCATAACATCATAACCAAGGAAGAACAGGCAATGATTTGGCACGACAATGTACTAAAGTGGCTAGGGGAATCGGCTTAG
- the kdsB gene encoding 3-deoxy-manno-octulosonate cytidylyltransferase, with protein MSKSIGIIPARYASSRFPGKPLVDIAGKSMIQRVYEQVALSKLDQVIVATDDQRIYDTVKKFGGKVVMTGQHENGTSRCIEAFLKTDQEYDILVNIQGDEPFIQPAQINAALAAFKVPQTSIATLAKRVTHLNDLLNSNVVKVAFSNPIETGVYNALYFSRSPIPFVRDLPQEEWLAQHHFYKHIGLYAFSRSFLIDHYPHIKPSRLEAMEMLEQLSWLENGYAIRILETTIETPNIDTPKDLEIALDWLKSNPLII; from the coding sequence ATGAGTAAATCAATTGGTATTATTCCAGCCCGCTATGCATCCAGTCGTTTTCCAGGAAAACCACTTGTCGATATTGCAGGAAAAAGCATGATACAGCGAGTATATGAGCAAGTTGCTCTATCTAAACTGGATCAAGTTATTGTTGCGACAGACGACCAAAGAATTTATGATACAGTAAAAAAATTTGGAGGAAAAGTAGTAATGACTGGTCAACATGAAAATGGGACATCAAGATGTATTGAAGCCTTTTTGAAGACCGATCAAGAATATGATATTTTAGTCAATATACAAGGAGATGAGCCATTCATACAGCCTGCACAAATCAATGCAGCCTTAGCCGCTTTTAAGGTTCCTCAAACGTCAATTGCGACACTCGCCAAACGAGTTACTCACCTAAACGACCTTCTTAATTCCAACGTTGTAAAAGTGGCCTTCTCCAATCCAATTGAGACAGGGGTTTACAACGCCTTATATTTTAGCCGCAGCCCTATCCCCTTTGTGCGAGATTTGCCACAAGAAGAATGGTTAGCACAACATCATTTTTATAAACATATTGGGTTGTATGCTTTTAGTCGTTCTTTTTTAATCGACCACTATCCACACATCAAACCGAGTCGATTAGAAGCGATGGAAATGTTGGAACAATTGTCTTGGTTAGAAAATGGTTATGCTATTCGAATTTTAGAAACCACCATTGAAACGCCCAATATTGATACGCCTAAGGATCTTGAAATTGCCTTGGATTGGTTAAAGAGTAATCCTCTAATCATTTAA
- a CDS encoding ArnT family glycosyltransferase, translating to MKKSTQFVWLIGIVFVVNLLWMNHSVTLWDEDEAAYAGFAIEMLNSGDWVNPEYQWSVIHRKTPFHFWSIAISYQIFGVNEFAVRMPSVLAILLTCLMVFRMGRTLVGDKNAGRAAVILATSVQLPLMGKIALTDASLLLFETVAVLSLLNFLNRPSWKWNLGLWLSIALGILVKGPPIILLVGGLWILLAIFHPKRKQLIRTHPWFFGWLAIAPFALWCYLSYLQDWALWQETGNGIPFAEWWQEEANGHKIHLLPFLWEWYVLRRIGGSVLGQSGFIGYHFVVLSIAFLTWLPFWLLTLKSTLKSFVRPSEQQLTLLLWVVMGWFFWEFMSSKLPSYSMGAQPALALLMALQIEQLEKEPANRSLVNVGLGLYALIFGLVIIGLPILGQYFVGNSALGYLLPMSFVLLVLLIRLLQKRTGINQLYQHIAIFGAAFMFLLWACVSPLVEQSAIKSFDEVIETAYELSGKNEEARLILTEFDIKQLKISLLVYAQQRFGAHEEMYLSEAIAAFQEEQPTVLVIGKKHIQEFRAAFAKAKLPFNATEVLHRSTDDQLKEHNFWVISNVAERK from the coding sequence ATGAAAAAGTCCACCCAATTTGTTTGGTTGATCGGTATTGTATTCGTGGTAAATCTATTGTGGATGAACCATTCTGTTACCCTATGGGATGAAGATGAAGCAGCTTATGCTGGGTTTGCAATAGAAATGCTAAACTCTGGAGATTGGGTGAATCCAGAATATCAATGGTCGGTGATTCATCGTAAAACACCGTTTCATTTTTGGTCGATTGCTATTTCCTATCAAATTTTTGGAGTCAATGAATTTGCGGTTAGAATGCCCAGTGTTTTAGCCATTTTATTGACCTGTTTGATGGTTTTTAGAATGGGGCGAACCTTAGTGGGGGACAAAAATGCAGGGCGGGCTGCTGTTATTTTGGCAACGTCCGTTCAATTGCCTTTAATGGGCAAAATAGCATTAACAGATGCTTCTTTGTTGTTATTTGAAACCGTAGCGGTTCTGTCGCTGCTCAACTTTTTAAATCGTCCCTCTTGGAAATGGAACCTTGGTCTGTGGCTGTCAATCGCTTTGGGAATTTTAGTCAAAGGACCGCCAATTATTTTATTGGTAGGAGGACTTTGGATTTTATTGGCTATTTTCCATCCTAAGCGCAAACAATTAATTCGAACACATCCTTGGTTTTTTGGGTGGCTGGCAATTGCTCCTTTTGCACTTTGGTGTTACTTATCTTACTTACAAGATTGGGCACTATGGCAAGAGACAGGCAATGGAATTCCCTTTGCGGAGTGGTGGCAAGAAGAAGCCAATGGGCATAAAATTCACCTATTGCCTTTTTTGTGGGAATGGTATGTTTTGAGAAGAATAGGGGGATCTGTTTTGGGGCAATCTGGATTTATAGGTTATCACTTCGTTGTATTAAGCATTGCTTTTTTGACTTGGCTGCCGTTTTGGTTGTTGACGCTAAAATCAACATTAAAGAGCTTCGTTCGACCATCCGAACAACAGTTAACCTTATTACTTTGGGTCGTAATGGGCTGGTTTTTTTGGGAGTTTATGAGCAGTAAATTGCCTTCTTATTCTATGGGAGCACAACCTGCGCTGGCCTTATTGATGGCTTTACAAATTGAACAACTAGAAAAGGAGCCTGCCAATCGATCTTTGGTTAATGTGGGCTTAGGGTTGTATGCCTTAATCTTTGGTCTTGTCATCATTGGTTTACCAATTTTGGGACAGTACTTTGTAGGAAATTCAGCCTTAGGATATTTATTGCCAATGAGTTTTGTTTTATTGGTGTTATTAATTCGCTTGCTACAGAAAAGAACAGGAATTAATCAGCTCTATCAGCATATCGCCATTTTTGGAGCAGCCTTTATGTTTTTACTTTGGGCCTGTGTTAGTCCTTTAGTTGAGCAATCTGCTATCAAATCTTTTGATGAGGTGATCGAAACCGCCTATGAATTGAGCGGAAAAAATGAAGAAGCACGGTTAATTTTAACTGAATTTGATATTAAACAATTAAAAATTAGCTTGTTGGTCTATGCCCAGCAACGATTTGGTGCTCATGAAGAAATGTATTTGTCTGAAGCAATAGCGGCATTTCAAGAAGAACAACCGACCGTTTTGGTTATTGGCAAAAAACACATTCAAGAATTTAGAGCAGCATTTGCCAAAGCAAAACTTCCCTTTAATGCCACAGAAGTTTTGCATCGATCTACAGACGATCAATTAAAAGAACATAACTTTTGGGTCATTAGCAATGTAGCAGAGCGTAAGTAA
- the porT gene encoding type IX secretion/gliding motility protein PorT/SprT, producing the protein MPTKSPRLSRTAIGLAIFFVFVCANLSFAQRGSFNYINKYSKKNYYFGIALGTNFSRYRVEKSTDLIQNDSIKTVNATYGPGFHIGFIANFGLNKYFDFRLLAPTVSFADKTLSYQMVYDGTVDKKVESVFLEFPIYFRYKSEPYNDVRLFVIAGIKYSMDLSSNSNTRQANEMVQLDAHDLAVELGLGFQIFFPYFILSPEVKFSYGLRNLHDQNQQLVFSSVIDKLFSRGFSISLHFEG; encoded by the coding sequence ATGCCAACAAAATCCCCCCGACTATCTAGAACAGCGATAGGCTTAGCTATTTTTTTTGTATTTGTTTGTGCTAACCTTTCTTTTGCCCAAAGAGGCTCTTTTAATTATATCAACAAATACTCCAAGAAGAACTATTATTTTGGAATCGCATTAGGAACTAATTTTTCTCGATATCGAGTTGAAAAAAGCACAGACCTCATCCAAAATGATTCTATTAAAACCGTGAATGCAACTTATGGACCAGGATTTCATATTGGTTTTATTGCCAATTTTGGACTCAACAAATATTTTGATTTTCGCTTATTAGCTCCAACGGTTTCTTTTGCAGACAAAACGTTATCCTATCAGATGGTTTATGATGGAACAGTAGATAAAAAAGTGGAGTCTGTATTTTTGGAATTTCCAATCTATTTTAGATACAAATCTGAACCTTATAATGATGTTCGTTTATTTGTCATTGCAGGAATAAAATACAGCATGGATTTATCTTCTAATTCGAATACAAGGCAAGCGAATGAGATGGTTCAGCTAGATGCACATGATTTGGCAGTAGAATTAGGATTGGGATTTCAGATATTTTTTCCTTATTTTATTTTATCACCAGAAGTTAAATTTTCTTATGGACTAAGGAATCTTCACGATCAAAATCAACAACTTGTTTTTTCCTCTGTGATAGACAAACTATTTAGTCGAGGTTTCTCTATTTCCTTGCACTTTGAAGGATAG
- the porT gene encoding type IX secretion/gliding motility protein PorT/SprT, with amino-acid sequence MQKTFIRNLFHLHCYKIIGVALLCFFAPLVSNAQKGSFNYDNKFSKKSYYFGITLGFNASGYRIEKHPMLVNSDSVMTVNSVYGPGFNLGIVANIKLGKHFDFRFLLPTLSFADRKIQYLMTNNTLVEKKMESVFLEFPVHFRYKSKPYKDFRVFVVGGLKYSVDLASNSRSRKAEDLLKLQQHDLAIEFGVGFQVFFPYFILSPEIKFSYGVMDIHARDEVLTFSSTIDKLFSRGFAISLHFEG; translated from the coding sequence ATGCAAAAAACTTTCATTAGGAATTTGTTCCATTTACACTGCTACAAAATAATAGGAGTAGCATTACTGTGCTTTTTTGCCCCATTGGTTTCCAATGCTCAGAAAGGCTCTTTTAATTATGATAATAAATTTTCCAAAAAGAGCTATTATTTTGGAATTACATTAGGGTTTAATGCTTCTGGCTATCGAATCGAAAAACACCCCATGCTTGTTAATAGTGATTCTGTAATGACTGTAAACTCTGTGTATGGTCCAGGGTTTAACCTAGGAATTGTAGCCAATATTAAATTGGGCAAGCACTTTGATTTTCGGTTTTTATTGCCAACACTTTCTTTTGCCGATCGAAAAATACAATATTTAATGACCAACAATACCTTGGTCGAAAAAAAGATGGAATCTGTATTTTTAGAATTCCCTGTGCATTTTCGGTACAAGTCTAAGCCCTACAAAGATTTTAGAGTATTTGTAGTTGGAGGATTAAAATATAGCGTTGATTTGGCTTCCAATTCTCGTTCTCGAAAAGCAGAAGATTTACTAAAATTACAGCAGCACGACCTTGCGATAGAATTTGGTGTTGGTTTCCAAGTGTTTTTCCCTTATTTTATCCTATCTCCAGAGATCAAGTTTTCTTATGGAGTTATGGACATCCATGCTAGAGACGAAGTGCTTACCTTTTCTTCTACGATCGATAAGTTGTTCTCTAGAGGTTTTGCTATTTCGTTACATTTTGAAGGCTAG
- the ubiE gene encoding bifunctional demethylmenaquinone methyltransferase/2-methoxy-6-polyprenyl-1,4-benzoquinol methylase UbiE, which produces MSIKEVKAEEIKPYEDNAEKKGQVSTMFNNIAKYYDFLNHFLSLGIDRSWRKKAIATLEADQPQNILDVATGTGDLAIAAYRQLKPKKITGIDISVKMLEVGEKKIQKLGFDDVISLQEGDSEHLPFEKDTFDAAIVAFGVRNFANVEAGLKDMVRVLQPNAKLVVLEFSKPTIFPFKQGFNFYFKYVLPFIGRITSKDKKAYGYLYESVQAFPEGQDFLDLLTNIGLKNATCKKLSLGICSIYTATK; this is translated from the coding sequence ATGAGCATAAAAGAAGTAAAAGCAGAAGAAATAAAACCTTATGAAGATAATGCAGAAAAAAAGGGACAGGTTTCCACTATGTTCAATAATATTGCAAAATATTATGATTTTTTAAACCACTTTTTATCCTTGGGGATCGATCGAAGTTGGAGAAAAAAAGCAATTGCAACACTGGAAGCAGATCAACCCCAAAATATCTTGGATGTAGCTACAGGAACAGGGGATTTGGCCATAGCTGCTTATCGTCAATTAAAACCAAAAAAAATCACAGGAATAGATATTTCTGTTAAAATGTTGGAAGTTGGAGAAAAAAAGATACAAAAACTAGGGTTTGATGACGTTATAAGTTTGCAAGAAGGAGATTCAGAGCATCTTCCTTTTGAAAAGGATACCTTTGACGCTGCAATTGTAGCTTTTGGTGTGCGTAATTTTGCCAATGTAGAGGCTGGATTGAAAGATATGGTGCGAGTTTTGCAGCCTAATGCAAAATTAGTGGTGTTAGAATTTTCTAAACCCACAATATTCCCCTTTAAACAGGGGTTTAATTTTTATTTTAAATATGTTTTGCCTTTTATTGGGCGAATAACCTCTAAAGACAAAAAAGCCTATGGGTATCTCTACGAATCTGTTCAAGCATTTCCTGAAGGACAAGATTTTTTAGATTTATTAACTAATATTGGACTAAAAAACGCAACATGCAAAAAACTTTCATTAGGAATTTGTTCCATTTACACTGCTACAAAATAA
- the yihA gene encoding ribosome biogenesis GTP-binding protein YihA/YsxC has translation MEIYHAKYISSHTKLSQCPKPDRPEYAFIGRSNVGKSSLINMVCNNKSLAKTSSQPGKTQTINYYDVDEDWYLVDLPGYGYARIAQRTRQVWREMIGDYFTKRPNIQCAFLLIDSCIPPQEKDIEFANWMGENRVPFIIVFTKNDKKKSSKNKNFLSDFKKEFLKYWNEMPQYFITSSKQKTGRDGILEFIGSLNDQYYDYLDSIKE, from the coding sequence ATGGAAATTTATCACGCTAAATATATATCAAGCCACACCAAGCTTAGTCAATGTCCTAAGCCAGATCGCCCAGAATATGCATTTATTGGTCGCTCTAATGTGGGCAAATCTTCATTGATTAACATGGTTTGCAACAATAAATCTTTGGCAAAAACATCGAGCCAACCTGGAAAAACGCAAACCATTAATTATTATGATGTAGACGAAGATTGGTACCTAGTGGATTTGCCAGGCTATGGCTATGCCCGTATTGCTCAACGTACTCGTCAAGTTTGGCGAGAAATGATTGGTGATTATTTCACTAAACGCCCAAATATTCAGTGTGCTTTTTTGTTAATAGATAGCTGTATTCCTCCCCAAGAAAAAGACATCGAATTTGCCAATTGGATGGGAGAAAATCGAGTACCTTTTATTATTGTATTTACAAAAAACGATAAAAAGAAATCTTCTAAAAATAAAAACTTTTTAAGCGATTTCAAAAAGGAGTTTCTTAAGTATTGGAACGAAATGCCGCAATATTTTATCACTTCTTCCAAACAAAAAACAGGAAGAGATGGAATCTTAGAATTTATTGGTTCGCTCAATGATCAATACTATGATTACTTAGACAGCATCAAAGAATAG
- a CDS encoding MATE family efflux transporter, giving the protein MKTSISYTDIFKLSIPIMIGSAVQNLITLTDTIFLGRVGEIELGAIGLVGVFYLMIASIGYSFSKAGQIMIARRMGAQELEKIGTIYYSMLAFALSLALLLFLFMQFGGDYFFALFVNNKDIYTACIAYLDYRSAGIFFSYAGVIIVALYTGVARTQVIIYNALVLGIANTILNYGLIFGKWGLPEMGIAGAGLASTIAEGLAFLIFIVYILLDKKNRAYGLFGTPNATHSQTAVLDEAINLPKRKFPSINVDIIKAQLKLSTPIVLQSVVGMGSWFIFFIIIEDMGKTELAISNIMRAVYLLFMIPCWGFASSINTLASNLIGKNKMDEVFTVTTKTAILSFGVTMICAVSMLIAPEVVLRVGTDNLDLIQQSVRLTGVLTGILALFSIGAIYFNGLVGTGATNQALFFQVICVIFYLIYIYVVVHLLGCSLETAWMAEFYYWIISLVTSIWYLRSNRWKNIQV; this is encoded by the coding sequence TTGAAGACCAGCATTTCATATACAGATATATTCAAACTATCCATTCCCATTATGATCGGTTCTGCTGTGCAGAACTTAATTACCTTAACTGATACTATTTTTTTGGGTCGTGTCGGTGAAATTGAACTAGGCGCCATCGGCTTGGTGGGTGTGTTTTACTTAATGATTGCCTCCATTGGTTATAGTTTTTCCAAGGCTGGGCAAATCATGATTGCTCGACGAATGGGCGCACAAGAACTGGAAAAGATTGGCACTATTTATTATTCGATGCTTGCTTTTGCACTATCCTTAGCCCTTTTGCTTTTTTTGTTTATGCAATTTGGCGGCGATTACTTTTTTGCCCTTTTTGTTAACAACAAAGATATTTATACGGCCTGTATTGCCTATCTGGACTACCGCTCTGCGGGGATATTTTTCAGTTATGCAGGTGTTATTATTGTAGCACTATATACTGGTGTCGCTCGCACACAAGTCATTATATACAATGCATTGGTACTAGGAATAGCCAACACCATCCTCAATTATGGGTTAATTTTTGGCAAGTGGGGCTTGCCTGAAATGGGAATTGCAGGGGCAGGTTTGGCCAGTACAATAGCAGAGGGGCTTGCCTTTTTAATTTTTATCGTTTATATTTTATTAGACAAAAAAAACAGAGCCTATGGTTTGTTTGGAACTCCCAATGCTACCCATTCTCAAACCGCTGTTTTAGATGAAGCAATAAACCTCCCTAAACGCAAGTTTCCTAGCATTAATGTTGATATTATTAAAGCTCAGCTCAAGCTCTCGACCCCCATTGTTTTACAATCAGTCGTTGGTATGGGGAGTTGGTTTATCTTCTTTATTATAATAGAAGATATGGGGAAAACAGAATTGGCTATTTCTAATATTATGCGGGCTGTTTATTTGCTCTTTATGATTCCCTGCTGGGGTTTTGCTTCTAGCATCAATACTTTAGCCTCCAATTTGATTGGTAAAAACAAAATGGATGAGGTTTTTACGGTAACAACTAAAACCGCTATTTTATCCTTTGGGGTGACCATGATTTGTGCTGTTTCGATGCTGATTGCGCCAGAAGTTGTTCTTAGAGTAGGAACGGACAACTTAGATTTGATCCAACAATCTGTTCGACTAACAGGCGTTTTAACTGGCATTCTAGCATTATTTTCAATTGGTGCTATTTACTTTAATGGTTTGGTTGGAACAGGAGCCACTAATCAAGCGCTCTTTTTTCAAGTCATTTGTGTTATTTTTTATCTCATATATATCTATGTAGTTGTTCATCTATTAGGTTGCAGCTTAGAGACCGCATGGATGGCAGAATTCTATTATTGGATTATTTCTTTGGTTACCTCTATTTGGTATTTGCGCTCGAATCGATGGAAAAATATTCAGGTTTAG
- a CDS encoding PrsW family intramembrane metalloprotease, which translates to MLISLILSILPGIFIIYYIYNKDKYEKEPFYYIAFCFLFGVLSCIPAILGTLSVEYWMGVPDPPKSLDMKVVAFYAFVAVALSEELAKYIFLRCYIYRKEAFNEPMDGIVYAVVIGMGFAIVENILYVIDGGIQAALVRMFTAVPGHATFGVIMGYYVGLAKFEPRKNQSIKLHLQGVLLAIGVHGTYDFFIFQNNYALLSVLAFVVLFASIRMSKQLIQQHLDNSPYQ; encoded by the coding sequence ATGCTTATTAGTTTAATACTTTCTATCCTACCAGGTATTTTTATTATCTACTATATTTATAATAAAGATAAATACGAAAAAGAGCCGTTTTATTACATTGCTTTTTGTTTTTTATTTGGGGTGCTCAGTTGTATCCCTGCCATTTTGGGTACTTTGTCTGTTGAATATTGGATGGGCGTCCCAGATCCGCCCAAGTCTTTGGACATGAAAGTGGTGGCATTTTATGCCTTTGTTGCTGTCGCACTGAGCGAAGAATTGGCAAAGTATATTTTTCTGAGATGCTACATTTATAGAAAAGAAGCCTTTAATGAGCCTATGGATGGAATTGTTTATGCTGTTGTGATCGGGATGGGCTTTGCCATTGTAGAAAATATACTTTATGTGATTGATGGGGGTATACAAGCAGCCTTAGTCCGTATGTTTACGGCCGTTCCTGGACATGCTACTTTTGGGGTTATCATGGGTTATTATGTGGGTTTAGCAAAGTTTGAACCTCGCAAAAATCAGTCTATAAAACTGCACCTCCAAGGAGTTTTATTGGCAATTGGCGTGCATGGAACTTACGACTTTTTCATTTTTCAAAATAACTATGCCTTATTAAGTGTTTTGGCATTCGTAGTGCTCTTTGCCAGTATTAGAATGTCTAAGCAATTAATACAGCAACATCTTGATAACTCACCTTACCAATAA